The nucleotide window CATGTTTCTAAACGGGTTCACTTCAAGTGATTACTAATGCACTTTGAACCGTGATGAATTCACTATCTGAATTGTTGTATAGAGTTGACTATTCTGAAGgtctataaaaaaaactaagcTCCCATAACTTAATCACCACACTCCGTATTCAccaattattgaatataattttaaacataCGCAAAATGATcaccatattatttattttagttatgaAAATGAAGAAGTCGTAGACACCAATTATTTCGCCCTCAATTTTAAAGATGCTCTTCTGGCAACAGGTAAAATTCCATCTTCTGATAATTCATTGTGTGTAGAATATTCCGGTAAAACAAGAAATGGGAAGAGAGTCATGGGTTTAATCCAAAATGGTTATTGTACAAAACAACTGAAAGCTCTTCCTTATTTTACTTGGGAGGTTCCAGAATCTTGGACTTTAGATCAGGCAGCTACAGTTCCAGTGGTTTATGCGACGGTACTAATccatttcaattaataaaattaaaattatttcaagcaCAAGTTTCCAATTCTTTATTGGAGTAATTGGAGCATcacaagaaattattttttgttgattgaataaGGATGTATTTCAATGTTCGCTCAGAATTATCTCTAAATCAAAACTTGTtactttctttattttcattaattctattttatgaaaaattattgttaaatttgaatttaagttCAAAATCAAATCTCGAATCATCCTCCGACCTTTCTCTGATAATATTAACAATGTGTGTACCGAAAGGGTGGAACATTCAAAAAACTTTATGTTATAtgatccaaataaaaattagagCCTAGTTCAAgagaaaaatgaacaaaaacctCCACATTCCATTCCAAACTCACGATGAAGTAGAATTGGATCAACAAAATCTAACCAAAATTATCCATAAATCAGCTTGGGAATCAACGCCACCAGCACGAAATAGATGAAAAGacaaattaactaaaaaaagaagatttaggAAGATATGGCAATAAACAAGATCACAAACCAAcaaccaaaaaataaacaatgcTAGCAGagatccaaaaatttttttatcaaatcacaAAAATCAATCAGTCTagaaatttctcgaaaatttaACTAATCACTGTGGCAGGCAACAACAAAACTAAATAGCGTATAGCTCCTATTAAATACCAAGACGGAAAATGGGTCAGAAATAACAAAGAGATAAGTTTGCCGAAATTTTATCCAATACATTCAAGCAGATTGAAAGTGAAACAAACAAACATGACATggaggaaataaataattacttagAACCTTTTTTACATATAGATAAACTCATGAAGAATTTTATTGACCACCAAATCAAAGGAACGATTCCAAAAGATATTGATCCTAAAAAAGCACCAGGATATGATCTCATAACTGGCAGAGTTATCCAGAAGCTATTAAGAGGAATTAAAGCAATTGAACAAATATACAATGCATATAATCTTTTTCCCCAATAATGGAAAGTTGCTGAGGCAAAAATACAAGAGAACTGAATTTGAATAGGCCCATAAGCCTACCAATATTAACCagagtttttcaaaaacttataTTAAAACAAAGGGAACCTAtactactaaaaaaaaattatttctcattacTCCACAGTGGAACAAGTTCAATGAGAAGTCAACTAGGTGAACGATGGCCTAGAAAACAAAAGGTATTACTGCGTCGCCTTTATAGATATCAGTCAAGCCTTTGACAAGTACGGCACTCAAGTCtgttgtacaaaacaaaaaaagtgcCACTATATCACtttcatgaaatattaaagtatacttgtataatacattttttctagtAAAGCATCTCTCAGAATATATTGATAAACAACAAATTTGAGTCCGGAGTAGCCCCAAGAAGTGTTTTGGACCTGTATTGTACCTGTTGTTTACCTCGGTCTTACTGACCGCAATGCAAACTGCAGTGTCCACCTTCGCAGACGGCCCAGCAATACACAACCACAACCACAACACAGAAGCAGCCATAAGGAATCTATAAAATAATctaaacaaaacagaaacataactgaagaaatggaaaatgtaaGCCAATGAAATAAAATCTCAACACATTACATTTTCACTGAAAACAGACCAGTTCCCTTCGGTCACATTGAATAACTACCAGCTCACATAGGTAGAGAGCATAAAATACCTAGGTATGCATCTAGACAATAGACTAACGTGGGAAACACACATATTCAATAAGAGAAAGGAACTGGAACTTGTAATGGTAATTGGatagaaaattgcaaaaattgcAGCTGtcattacaatataaaattctaGTATATAAAACCATTATTAAGCTCATTGGGACATACGGAATGCATATGTGGGGGTCTGTTCCCAGTCACATCTTGAAATATTACAAAGATTCCAAAAAAAAGGGTTCGGAGAATTTTAGTTATGTACCCAATTCCATCATAGAAAGAGACCTACATACGGATCCCCAACATTAAAAGTGAAGTACAACGCAACAAGTAAGAGATAGGATTAAATCCCATCCAAATGTGCTAGACAGGTGAAGTGCGCCGCCTAACACGTTTCAAACTGACAGACCTTTTGACTAAGTTTAATTAAGCATTTATCCATGTAGTCAAAACCGAAGAATATAGCTTAAGAGAGGAGATATTTCTAACacgttaaattttgaaaagtcaTACTTTTTACGTACTGTTTACATGTATTACAAAGATTGTAAATTCCATGGAGTTAAAAAAAAAGCATTCCATTATTGGGTAAATGTACTAAAAACCATTCAACAGAAACTACAtcaagttttaaattattaatcaatCGATCAAATTCAATCGAAAGCTTAATCTGAAAAcgtttttatacataaaatgtacacgcaaaaaatatatatccatTCATGATAAACATTGAGTACCTAAAAACCATTATACATCTTATTCAAtgtaattttcgaaattttaaaaatttcagaatTATTACGGTATGATAGTGAGAGGCCAGTTAGAAGAAAATGAGTCGATACTAATTCACTCCGGGTCTGGAGCAATTGGTATATCAGCTGTTCGAATAGCACTGAGCCTTAAAGCAATAATATTCATTACTGTAAGCACAGAAGAGAAGAAACAGTTCTTATTGGATATGTTTCCACAGTTAGATGCCGAAAATATTGGTAAGATTTGTTTCTAGATGATTGAATAAAAATACCAAAGAGCTACACTATTTCAAAATCTACTTTGCGTTTCTGCTAAAATTCTACACCAAGTGTATCCTTGCTTCTTCAAGTATTCTATGTAGTGTTTCCTCATATCTTTCTTTTGAATTGATATCGTATCTTTCTTTTCCTGCCTTATTCGATAGCCTCGTAAAGTTATTGGATTGGTACAGTTAATTCAATACTGTTCaatattgttcaatattttcaatattttttttctctggAGTGCagtacatattatttttatcgcAATCCTCGTTCATTATGCTGCtgatattttgttcaatttattcACCCCAAATAATAGCTtaccaaatataataataaaaatacttaaagtcttaaaatgtacaaaatacatATTTCGAACTCCTCAACTCTCTTTACTAGACTTCTCCATCCATTTCTGTTCTCTGTTCTTTCTCTGCActcatttattattaatcttcCAGTTTACCATACTAACCAATTTATCTTCTTATGTTGGATGATAGATTGAATTCATGTCACTCTTTGTCTTTGCTGATTTCGTTTGGttaaaaacattcatatttcattgtgtttttttcaactgaaaaataCAAACTTCAGATCCATTATTTAATCACATAAATAAGTGGGTTTACATATTTTAGGTAATTCTAGGGATCTTTCCTTTTACACCCTAGTCAAGAGAAAAACTAACGGCAAAGGTGTTGATATGATAGTGAATTCATTGGCAGGTGAATTTTTCCATACGTCAATTAACTGCTTAGCAGAGTGTGGAAGATTTATAGAAATAGGGAAAATAGATCTAATGGCTAATACACATATAGATACTGgtattttcctaaaaaattgTAGCTTCCATGGCATATTTTTGGATGAACTTCTCGATAAACCGAAGAAAAGAATGCCAGTTCACAAGCTAGTGTCAGATGGTGATAAACCAAGTCAGATGAttgaacaatatatttattatactcTACATTATAGGTATTGCTTCGGGAGTAGTGCAGCCAATTCCAGCGACTATATTCCAAGCAGACGAACTGGAGTCAGCCTTTCGACACCTTTCCTCTGGAAAACATATTGGTAAAGTggtaattgaaattaaaaaggaACATCTTGGAGCAAATTCGACCATACTGTCAGTACCAAAGATATATTTCGATCCTGAAAAGGTCTACATTATCATTGGAGGATTGGGAGGAATGGGGCTAGAATTAGCTCATTGGATTTTCTCCAGAGGAGCcagaaaagttattttgaatgcAAGAAGACCACCTTGGAGAGATTATCAGTTTTATAGTTTGAATATTTGGACCAAACTGAAATATTTGGTAGTGGTGGATTTAAACAATACAATTACGTTGACTGGTTCCGAAAACTTATTGAAGGAAGCACAAAAATTGGGACCGATTGGGGGTgagttttcatatttcaataataaataggatttataatttggtattttgttatttgaaaacaatatcgAGAGGGGGAAAATGATATAATGACCGAcggtaaattatttattcaaaaactccCAACTACCTCTTAATTTGGCCAAGCCACATTTTAATGTGAccaattgaattcaaataacggaaattaaattgatttaattccTCAGTAGAAGACGTCCattctagaaaaatatgaaacagaTTCCACGATTAGATTATAGAGAATTGGCATTTCTAAAAGTGATGTCACTGGCAGATGAAATCGATATCTGCAGTCAATTTCCGTACGGGGTACACCTGAGAGTAGTGAGAAGCGTGTAACCAACTAAGAGGAAAATTGATATATGAAATTCTTTACCAAAAACTTGACAATTATCAATCTGAAAAATGTTAGCCATGCGTATTTTCAtaggaaattagatttttcAGGAAAAAGCTTTGTagtaaattaatgtaaaaagCCGTTTCCTTCTGATTGTGCCTTaaacattgatttatttttcaattttgcttcTCGGTAAACacgataattttttcataatcacgaataatattttcacagaatcattaaaaaaatagtcgTTTTTTTTGGTCTCAGTCTAAAAACCCAGATACTAATCGCTTCATTGGACTCAAACGTATATGAATCCATGATGGAAATTCTGGAAGTAAGTATAAGGAGATCCAAAGAGAGAGGTTTGTCATGTTAATATCCGTCCAATGAAGCTCATCGACATCACGTTTGATAACTGAATTAGTGTGACAAGAGCATCAGAAATATATTCGAAGATAATGGATGGAATAATAATATTGGTGCTCCATTTATTTTCTTGGACAATAATATGCAAATCACCGTAACAGAGTTATTAGAAAACTCGAAACTGAAAAGATTTTTAGCTGTTCTTTACATTGATATGAGGTCTATTCAAAAGCTTGATTTGCCAGAGCCACACAGAAGTATTCAAGAATTAATCTATGCTGCAAAAGTGGGATTGCGGGATATTTGTTAGCATATAGTTAATGATATTAAGCCAATCCATTACGGACTgtaatggaaaataatgaaattgagaGAACAAATTAATAgtgtttcaattgaaatatggaATTATCAAACAAACTTCCTTtttgaacttgaaaaaatcatatttgaattGCTATGGATATAGAAGGTGAAGACTTTTTATACATTTCTACATAACTCACataatcatcaattttaattttgccggaattaattttctttaccatttataatttttacaacacTGTAGGCTATAACTAGTCTAAGAAGGTACAGAACGATTTAGCTTGAAACCGATTAACATGACGcaatataattatcaattactGAAGAGAAAATTTCCAGTTTTCGGGAGGAAACATGAGCTTTGGATTctagaaatcaaatttttatacagataatatatgaaataaaaaatcggCGAATGTTCTGATTATTCTAttctaatttatgaaaaaaacaaagGAATATGGGTTCTGTTGCTTTGTAGGTTACTTCAACTGTGCATTAGTTCTCAAGAATGCTCCAATCACATCTCAATCACAAGGATTGTTCAAAGAAGTGTTGCAGCCGAAACTAAACGCATGTGAAAATATGGATGCATTAACTAGAAAGTATTGTGTCAAATTAGACCATTTTGTGGTATTCTCCTCAATTATTGCAAATATAGGGGTTGTTGGTCAAAGTAATTACGGTATGGCGAATTCAGCTCTGGAAAGACTTTGCGAAAAAAGGAGAAGGGACAATTTACCTGGCTTAGCAATTCAATGGGGACCTATAGCAGACGTAGGGGTTCTCACCAGTGATCAATACCAAAACCGAGTAAGtgaagtttcaaataaattcttttttcaatgaTTGGGGGTATCCAACAAGTCTAAAAAGACAGTTAAAATAAGGAGGTGATGATTGAAACAAAAGGAATGTATCTAATTATCTAGGAGTTTGGTGGAAaatgattaacaaaaaaaatatgaaattagcaAAAATGCCCCCTACAGAAAATTATAGAGgaaaacaactttttgttttgtGATATCCACAGAAAGATTTAAGTAGATCTCTTAGTCATACTTCATTGTAGTTAAGTGGATAAACCATAGTTATTTTTAACCTAGATGTGTTGTTTCTACAAGAGATACTGCGATTTTTCTTAGCAACAAATTTAATACCTATGGTAGATGATTCAAAAACAAAGCATTATTGCACTAATACCACATAATGTTTGAAACTATTATCTATTGAGTATGGAAACATTATAATATGTTTctgaatgataatttttataacaatgaGAAAACCATTTTTCATGTGTACAAAATAGCGTTAGTCATACGGTTTAGTTGCTTGTACTTGAACAAAGTCTAAGTCcgaatttacaatttttttttcggctacatttttatttacttgtaCTATCACATCTACAGAGCTTACAAAGTTTTCCTTGTCTTTGGATTGACAGCTCCTCCTTATGACAGAAGCTCTCAGTAGATTTAGTGTACTGTTATTGTATGTAAATCTATTTACGTTAAAAAAACATGGGAACACCTTGTGATGTCTTCTTCATCTTTTCGAGAGATTTGTACAAACTATCCTGTCATTCTACATTCTGACCAACAAAAAACGTAAAGgttgtttgaaagaaaataacgCTTAGGGCAAATGCAGCAAATgtattttgcatttttactaGGAAGAAATCTGTTTCTACGGCATGATATAAATAGCTCACTGTTATTTTGTGGTATTTACAGCATTCttaagaaaaattgaagattacTTTGAAATACATAAGTCAAAATCtcgttttgtaatttttgtagatactgcattttttataataacagcAGCACTgctaatatattttctatttttatgaacaatTCCTCATCAGAACTGTAAGGAAACATAAATTCACTTATAGAAAAAAAAGGCAACGAGGCAAAATGAGATCACATGTTTTGAAGAGTGATGATAAGCTGTTGCATTGAATTTCGAGATGTATTGGCGATATCTTATTGAGTTTATAGTATTGGGTTAAATAGCTCCTTCTGACTACAATGCAAACTGAATTACTTTATTCCAAAATGCATTATAGACAATGCTCAAATTCCATTCAAGTGATTTAAGGTTTCAAATAAGAATCTGAAATATCTAGGTATATAGAACTAATCAATATAGCACAattattttcacagttaattacGCACTATGTTCTCTGTTTCAAGTTCGGAAGTTCAATATACTGATATTTGTTTCATATGGTAAACCTCCTAATTTCAGGCTTATAAACACATCgaacatcaaaaaattgaatcgtGTTGGCAAGTTCTCGAGAGGTGTATGATTCAGGATATTGCAGTTGGTTTCAGCATGGTATTGTCAAGAAATGTTGAACATaagaaatatgaacaaaattcTGTTGATTTGATAGCACAAGCTATTGGACTCAAAGATATCGGTAAGTACTTTATATCTTGATAAATTCTTTAAGTATTTAAGTTGTTTCATGTTATCTATCTATCTTTCTGTTCACTGCATAAATTATGGCACATTAACTGGGTTTATATATGACCGATATAATGTGCAACAAATATGATTAGATTATACTTAAGTTCTTCATTTTCAATGTTTGggaaaatactcaaaaaaaacaaagtttgtaatATGCTGTACTGACATTTTCAAAAACCCAAATTTGAACGGGAAAGTTTTTGTCTAGACGTACCCCCCCCCCAATTTCTGCTTGATTCTTTATAAAATCAGCCGAAATTGTAGACGCAAAAACAGCTAGAACTGGCTTCAGAGGAGATGGTACGTGAACGGAGTGAAGTGGTAAGTATGAGCCGGAATAAGTTGGGATCAAAAAGACAGAACGTATATTTAACTCATAATGACACCTggatctaaataaaaaattcacaaaactCCTTTCCTTCTTTGATTCACTTAGtcagaaatttttacaatttggAGTTTGATCATTGATGAGCAAATGGTTCCTTATTTTTGACGACATGTACATCAAGATGTACATCAAAGACAAGCCTGTCtgttttgtattcaaaatttggcacatttttatttagaattttcttcGCGGGAGCTGCAAAAAAAACTGGTGCGAATGTAGTTTTCGaactttttccaaatatgaaaaatgttcaGAATCATAATATCTTCTTTGATAACTTTTCGcttcttaaaaatttttgtctCTTTTGAATGCCACGATTTTGAAACAATTCTTCGCCTCAAAGACGGTTCGCAAGAACTGTCCGTTGATACCAAGTAAATTGCTGTGAAAACAGGAGAGGGACTCCTATGACTCTGAAGAATCCACTTACATTTACTTGGTGAAATGAAACTATAATTTCATTATGACAGCAATCGGTATCAATTATAGTGCAGGATCTCTCAACTCTGCCAAAAGTATAAATGAGGTGTTAATACTACAATCAGCTATAATTTCAGCATGTGATAAATTGATAGAAGGGGTAGATTTGCACAATAATGATGTAGCAAACTATATATTTCGTGTGTTTCATAAgaaactatttataaatataatcgaCAGTATTCATGTAAATACTAGGAAATTTTAGAATACTATGAATGACAGTAAAATGCGACAACTAAATTTCGAATCATTTATCGTATTCCGACCTCTGATTAAGAACTTTGTCGCAAGGgtaattccaaataaaagtcaaacaattcatattttgagaagtgttgttttatgttttacttcagtgtttttttataacaattttttttctcttattctTTAGCTTTGAAACTTGGAGAATTTCATAACTAATGTCCTAAAATAGTGATAACAATTAAGAGAATCTTCgcgaaatttaataaatttatattaaacatCAACGAACTGTTTAGGAAATGAGTTGGTCGtttattaattgtaatattCTCAAAAGAATGTGACTGATAACGAGGCGATTATTAACACATTTTTTCGCTTATTTTTTCAGCTACTATTGACATGAATAAGACATTACACAATATTGGAGTGGACTCGCTCATGCTGgcagaaataaaacaactcaTATATCAAGAATATCAGCAAGAAATGGATTTGGACGAAATTAGGAACTTGACTTTTGGCAGATTAGTTGAAATGagcaaagtgaaaaaataatatatggcTTATAAAGAATAGTAATaccttttaaaataaatttaaagaaaaaaacctttaaaaacaagcttttgttatttgttaagaAAATTAAGTAAAAAGTTAACAAACGAGCCCAAACTCGATGTGGATGCATCGTTCAATCACAGAGTTCCTATGGGCATCTTCCAGCTCCATCATCAGATCAGTTCTAAGTCTTCTTAGCAATGCAATACATTGTTACCTGATTTATATATGCATGAAAAATATCAGCTCTATCGGAAACCGGGATCAAATTAAACTTGCAAGATTTGATTACAGACAACGGGATAGGTGAAAGTGAATAAAAGCTACAAAAAACCAAAGTCCTCACTTAAATGATCTATTCTGAATGGATTTGTCGAAAATACTTCAGATTTGTAAATGTAATACacttaaattgaattttattatctacTTTTAGTAAGTATGGTTTGTTGTTAGTTCATTGAAACTAAGAAAactaaactttttattttaataaaacattactTAGGACTATGAACACATTAGCATAGTGATCAAAATTTAGTTTTAGTGAAATAGCctagtcaataaaaatttttgccaAACTTTATCATACGTATTCTCTCactttatctataaaaataccTCTAAACCTATTGACTTAAAAATTTGAGTGGTTCCTgacttttgatgaaaaaatatcactTATAGATGAAGCTGCAGTGAAgatgattatttataatttcaacaatttatgGCGATACTAATTCCAATGGGATATTGTTAggaaaatcaaaacaaagaaaagatttatctttgttaaaatttttattagcttttacatatcaataatcaaattaCTATCATTTCTTGTCTGAATCCTTAACAACTTTGACGGTCGCGTGGTTAGGTCGTCATGTCGCATTTAATGGTAACAGAGAGTTTGGAAAATGTGCAATTTTatcattctataaaaatatttccaaacacaatcaattcatttcataaatttgtaaataactctttataaaataaatcatttatatgaGCTTCTGTCCAAATAAAGACTGAAGGTGAAATGCGAGCTTCGATAGCTCAATGGTTTGTGAACGTGACTTGTCATTCTGTGGTTCGTAGACTGAATATCATTACATACGTGACTATAAAAGTGTGTTTTGtactttaaatatattgtcAGATTTACAATActaaaaatgataagaaataaGTTGAACTTTCATTTTTCACTGCACTTTGAGAGgatattctaattgaaaaacATCTTGCATACATTTGTGatacaaagaaataataaacattatcTCGAAATTATTTAGAGAACGATGTTGACACAAAGAGAATATCTTTACATTCTCAATTATTGGaatgaattatatgaaaaattttttcaacgcaatctaaaatttcaaatatttttcattgaggTACGTATGCCGTTTATTCGATATTTGCGAAACTTGTTTCAATGATATACATTTTATAGTGAAGTATTAAATTTATGCGATACGACTTACTACGTTAAAGTCTATTAATACTGGAAGAGAACGTAATCTTAcctgaaacagaaaaaacacaaaatattatcCTAAtccacaataaaaaataatgaatacagtgagaaattgaaatatcaattgtatttttttattttactttcaaTCAAAAATGTATTTGGAATGAGCTAGATGCTCCTAGCTCCCATGACATACCATTGCCCAGAATATTTTCCCACATCACAACCCGCACAGTTCTTGTACATCTAGTTACCAATTCCAGTGTTTGATCGTACGGATTGTTTAGaagtatttttgtatttataaactaaCTTCAACTGtataatgtcaaaaatatttcgcattttttttgtataaacagaTTTCGGAACAAAGTACTTTCACTATAAGAATTTAGATGAAATCATATACCAAGgctttatttgtatcagatatagcAAAAATATAATCtggaaaatattgtttaatgtGCTTCTTGAAGTGAATCCTTCATTAGGATTATATAACATAACGAATTGAAAACAAAGAGATGCTCCGAAGATCAAACTCGTCCGAGCTTTTTTCATGACGAAACGAAAATTCCGAAAAAACCGATAATTAGTTAACTGATATATATTATTGTTGGTTAAGCATAATATTAAGATAAGAGCAGAGAACATTAGAGAGTTTTAtcaactaaataattatttatgattgaTTTAGTGAAGCATAGTTTTCCTTAGTGTTATTTTAGCAAAGGTTTgaataatatagtaaaaattaaagGTCTTGGAAAATTTAGACTATATAGTCAATACTTCCTAATGGGACAATCTTTTCGGACCCATAGTCGATTTTAAACACTTTCTTATTCTACTTAAAATGCTAAACAATAGTTCAACTTGAGAATCTGAGCTATGGACattgatttgataataaatattcttcaaGCTATACAGTTGTTGAGAAAAAGGTTCGTCACATTATAGACCAAGAAACAAAGAACGATAATTTCAAGTAACTCACTGAACTGCTAAAAGCTCTAATTGAAATTCGTCTACGAATTGTTTAGGGCAATTGAGACGCAGCAAGTATGAGTGTGAGTCACGTTATGAATAAGTCAGACAAACTTCGTGCCATTCTCATAATCGCGCTCTGAAGTCAAGTGCAAATCACACACAGTTTTTTGCACATGTTCGTTTTAAACTGCCTAGTATTCTAGTATTTCTTATAGTACTTACTAGTACTACAGGGTTCCGGCCCATCTACCCCTCCATCTTATTATGCCTGAATGTAATCTTAACTTcactaattaattttaatgatatttattgaaaaactatatGGTTGGATCGGTCAACTTAGACATACAAATTATCCAAGCACACAAGAAAGCACTAGGATCTTGACATTGTTGAATGACTAACTATCTTTAACTGGAATGCTGACAAGTATCAGTCTTTTTCTCGGTTTCTTTGGAAATTGTACTATAtactgaagatgataacttagttatcgaaattCGCGTCATAATTTTGAGAGTTGCTCAATAct belongs to Diorhabda carinulata isolate Delta chromosome X, icDioCari1.1, whole genome shotgun sequence and includes:
- the LOC130901732 gene encoding fatty acid synthase-like is translated as MGLELAHWIFSRGARKVILNARRPPWRDYQFYSLNIWTKLKYLVVVDLNNTITLTGSENLLKEAQKLGPIGGYFNCALVLKNAPITSQSQGLFKEVLQPKLNACENMDALTRKYCVKLDHFVVFSSIIANIGVVGQSNYGMANSALERLCEKRRRDNLPGLAIQWGPIADVGVLTSDQYQNRAYKHIEHQKIESCWQVLERCMIQDIAVGFSMVLSRNVEHKKYEQNSVDLIAQAIGLKDIATIDMNKTLHNIGVDSLMLAEIKQLIYQEYQQEMDLDEIRNLTFGRLVEMSKVKK